One stretch of Arachis hypogaea cultivar Tifrunner chromosome 20, arahy.Tifrunner.gnm2.J5K5, whole genome shotgun sequence DNA includes these proteins:
- the LOC112786517 gene encoding uncharacterized protein has translation MQNKRITYTFKFNQSQLIDLIDTDSVNQLITFNDDTAHVYIMEVEKTNHDIAPHEDNDDNVHDSTLSSNSTQGDVVTNIDGQNSLTPILCTTQLVPTPQIINGSAKWNDLIKEEGQIFQNASKLRKALFEYGIAHKFTYKFLKNSPGKIICVCKVEGCPWKLSAYAMGKNISFLVVRHFIKNHKHSAQDVLESTHSFRSNLVSSIIVDKLRLTPDKLPNDIRNDIFKEYGFSLTYHQAWAAKEKALAEINGVPKDSYMLIPWICNRLVKTDPQTVAKWTCSPSYQFEKLFVAYGCCVTGFLRGARPILFIDGCHLSGPYKGTLLAASTCDANNDLFPIAYAIVSAENNENWLWFLSNLKELTGSIPVTLIYDRHPSIIAAVEQVYDRDRHAYCYRHVKENFCAETKKLQRGIRGEVKEDAKKLLDAVCYTHFGTEFTEAVEQLRAFSPELANWLETKGDINKWAKSQFPHRRWDLITTNVAESFNSWIRKERTHSICALITEHRDKLANLLYTAKLEMTKWKNEVGPKIDKILMEHVARSEFLKAVRYGDHNVMVRGSNVDVCVNLLRKECTCLEWQMTGIPCPHACAAIKLLHGNIYTYVEECYLKSSQEKIYVSSMIPIETHDMPDVNNLTLTDWENNIFLMPPTTTRPPGRPCKKGRESQFQDVHVYKCSRCDQSGHNRSKCRNPNPEKI, from the exons ATGCAGAATAAACGCATTACCTACACATTCAAGTTTAACCAATCTCAACTCATAGATCTCATTGATACTGATAGTGTTAACCAATTGATCACATTCAATGATGATACAGCTCATGTATATATCATGGAGGTAGAAAAGACTAACCATGATATTGCACCTCATGAGGACAATGACGACAACGTCCATGACAG taCACTATcaagtaattcaactcaaggagACGTCGTTACTAATATTGATGGTCAAAATTCATTGACACCAATTCTATGTACAACCCAACTTGTCCCTACACCTCAGATTATCAATGGCTCTGCTAAGTGGAATGATCTTATAAAGGAAGAAGGACAGATTTTTCAAAATGCAAGTAAGCTGAGGAAAGCATTGTTTGAATATGGTATTGCTCATAAGTTTACATACAAGTTCTTAAAGAACAGTCCGGGTAAAATAATTTGTGTCTGCAAGGTTGAAGGTTGTCCGTGGAAATTGTCGGCTTATGCTATGGGAAAAAATATTTCGTTCCTCGTGGTGAGACATTTTATCAAGAATCATAAGCACTCAGCTCAAGATGTATTGGAGAGTACTCACTCTTTCAGATCTAATTTGGTGTCTTCAATTATTGTCGACAAGTTGAGATTAACTCCTGACAAGTTGCCTAATGACATACGAAATGATATTTTCAAGGAATACGGATTTTCACTAACATATCACCAAGCTTGGGCTGCAAAGGAGAAAGCATTAGCTGAAATTAATGGCGTACCTAAAGATTCATATATGCTAATTCCTTGGATATGTAATCGTTTAGTGAAAACTGATCCACAAACAGTTGCAAAATGGACATGCTCTCCTAGTTATCAATTTGAAAAGCTTTTTGTTGCATATGGGTGTTGTGTGACAGGTTTTCTTCGTGGAGCAAGGCCTATATTATTTATTGATGGTTGCCACTTAAGTGGTCCATACAAGGGAACTCTTCTAGCTGCCTCTACATGCGATGCAAATAATGATTTATTTCCGATTGCGTATGCAATTGTTAGTgctgaaaataatgagaattggCTTTGGTTCCTATCTAATTTGAAAGAACTAACTGGGTCAATTCCAGTTACGTTAATATATGATAGGCATCCATCAATTATTGCAGCTGTGGAGCAAGTATATGACAGGGATAGACATGCTTATTGTTATCGACATGTGAAAGAAAATTTTTGTGCAGAAACTAAAAAGTTACAGAGGGGAATACGCGGTGAAGTAAAAGAAGATGCAAAAAAACTACTAGACGCAGTTTGTTATACCCATTTTGGCACAGAATTTACAGAAGCTGTGGAACAACTTCGTGCATTTTCACCAGAACTTGCAAATTGGTTAGAGACTAAAGGAGATATTAACAAATGGGCAAAGTCTCAATTCCCTCATCGACGATGGGACCTCATAACTACCAATGTAGCTGAATCATTTAATTCATGGATAAGAAAAGAGAGGACTCATAGTATTTGTGCTTTAATAACAGAGCATAGAGACAAACTTGCAAATCTGTTATATACTGCAAAGTTAGAGATGACTAAATGGAAAAATGAAGTTGGGCCAAAGATTGATAAAATATTGATGGAACATGTAGCTAGAAGTGAGTTTCTTAAAGCAGTGAGATATGGAGATCATAATGTTATGGTTAGAGGGTCAAATGTTGATGTATGTGTGAATCTACTACGCAAAGAATGTACATGTCTTGAATGGCAAATGACTGGAATTCCATGTCCACATGCTTGTGCTGCAATTAAATTATTACATGGCAATATCTACACCTATGTAGAGGAGTGCTATCTGAAAAGTTCACAAGAAAAGATTTATGTGAGCAGTATGATCCCAATTGAAACTCATGACATGCCTGATGTCAACAACCTGACCCTAACAGATTGGgagaataatatttttcttatgcCACCTACAACAACTCGTCCTCCGGGAAGACCATGCAAGAAGGGCCGAGAGTCACAATTTCAAGATGTGCATGTTTACAAATGTAGCCGATGTGATCAGAGTGGTCATAATCGTTCTAAATGTAGAAATCCTAATCcagaaaaaatatga
- the LOC112784450 gene encoding glucan endo-1,3-beta-D-glucosidase, with protein MSSFVFPETNSTVLPDPSNFFSQNLLSNPLPTNSFFQNFVLKNGDQPEYFHPYLINSSNSSLTLCYPFHNSNSSFISQVFINNLTITSSNNNKPEGKHVISSYSDLGVTLDIPSSNLQCFLVKGAPFVTVSVTQPTPLSITTIHAILSFSSNDSLTKFTFQFNNGQTWLLYSSSPITLTHTLSEISSTPFSGIIRIALLPDSDAKHEAILDKFSTCYPVSGEAIVGEPFRVKYNWNKKGSGDLLMLAHPLHLRLLDKNNNNDVNVTVLDDFKYNSIDGELVGVVGDSWILQTDPVFVTWHSSNGVRQDSYNEIVSALSKDVESLNSSSTLLQTSSYFYGKLIARAARLALIAEEVYSFDAIAKVRNFLKETIEPWLEGTFNGNGFLHDKKWGGIVTKLGSTDSGKDFGFGIYNDHHYHLGYFIYAIATLVKIDPAWGSKYKYQAYSLVSDFMNLDMKSNPNYTRLRCFDLYTLHSWAGGLTEFADGRNQESTSEAVSAYYSAALLGMAYGDARLYGVGSTLTALEILGTQTWWHVKEGSGMYEGEFTKENRVMGVLWSNKRDSGLWFAPAEWKECRVGIQVLPLLPISEALFSDVGYVKELVEWSLPALKRDGVGEGWKGFVYGLQGVYDNEGALENIRNLKGFDDGNSLTNLLWWIHSRG; from the coding sequence ATGTCTTCTTTTGTTTTCCCAGAGACCAATTCCACTGTCCTCCCAGACCCTTCCAATTTCTTCTCCCAAAATCTTCTCTCAAACCCACTCCCAACAAACTCTTTCTTCCAAAACTTTGTTCTCAAAAACGGTGACCAACCAGAATACTTCCACCCTTACCTCATCAACTCCTCAAACTCCTCACTCACTCTCTGCTACCCTTTCCACAACTCAAACTCTTCATTCATATCCCAAGTCTTCATCAACAACCTCACCATCACTTCCTCTAACAATAACAAACCCGAGGGCAAACACGTCATTTCCTCCTACAGTGACCTTGGTGTCACATTGGATATCCCTTCTTCCAACCTTCAATGCTTTCTTGTTAAAGGAGCCCCCTTTGTAACCGTTTCTGTTACACAACCAACCCCTCTTTCAATAACCACCATCCACGCCATTCTCTCTTTCTCCTCCAATGATTCTCTCACCAAGTTCACCTTTCAGTTCAACAATGGCCAAACATGGCTCTTATACTCTTCCTCACCAATTACCTTGACTCACACTCTTTCTGAGATCAGTTCTACTCCTTTCTCCGGCATAATTCGGATAGCTTTGTTGCCGGATTCCGACGCGAAACACGAGGCTATTCTTGACAAGTTCAGCACCTGTTATCCTGTCTCCGGCGAAGCCATCGTCGGAGAACCGTTTCGCGTCAAGTATAATTGGAACAAGAAAGGCTCCGGTGACTTGTTGATGTTAGCACACCCTCTTCATCTTCGGCTTTTAGataagaacaacaacaatgatgttaatgTAACCGTTCTTGATGATTTCAAGTACAATAGCATCGATGGGGAgcttgttggtgttgttggtgattcATGGATTCTGCAAACCGATCCAGTTTTCGTAACATGGCATTCTTCAAACGGTGTAAGGCAAGATTCATACAACGAAATCGTTTCGGCACTTTCGAAAGACGTTGAATCTCTTAACTCATCTTCAACATTATTACAAACTTCATCTTACTTCTATGGCAAGTTAATTGCAAGAGCTGCAAGACTTGCATTAATAGCTGAAGAGGTTTATTCATTTGATGCGATTGCCAAGGTTAGGAACTTTCTTAAAGAAACCATTGAGCCTTGGCTTGAAGGAACTTTCAATGGGAATGGATTTCTTCATGATAAAAAATGGGGTGGAATTGTTACAAAGTTAGGATCTACAGATTCTGGTAAAGATTTTGGGTTTGGAATTTACAATGATCATCATTATCATTTGGGATACTTTATCTATGCAATTGCAACGCTTGTTAAGATTGATCCAGCATGGGGTAGTAAATACAAATATCAAGCTTATTCTCTTGTCTCGGATTTTATGAACTTGGATATGAAATCAAATCCAAATTACACTCGTTTGAGGTGTTTTGATCTGTACACATTACATTCTTGGGCCGGAGGACTAACCGAATTCGCCGACGGAAGAAACCAAGAGAGCACAAGCGAAGCAGTGAGTGCTTATTACTCTGCAGCGTTGTTGGGTATGGCGTACGGCGATGCAAGGCTTTATGGCGTTGGATCAACGCTAACGGCATTGGAGATTCTTGGAACACAAACATGGTGGCATGTGAAAGAAGGAAGTGGAATGTATGAGGGTGAGTTTACAAAGGAAAACAGGGTAATGGGAGTACTGTGGTCTAACAAGAGAGACAGTGGATTATGGTTTGCACCTGCTGAGTGGAAAGAATGCAGGGTTGGGATTCAGGTGCTGCCATTGCTGCCAATATCTGAAGCTTTGTTTTCAGATGTTGGGTATGTGAAGGAGCTTGTGGAGTGGAGTTTGCCTGCTTTGAAGAGGGATGGTGTTGGAGAAGGGTGGAAGGGGTTTGTTTATGGTCTTCAAGGGGTTTATGATAATGAAGGTGCATTGGAGAATATAAGAAACTTGAAAGGTTTTGATGATGGTAACTCGTTGACTAATCTTTTATGGTGGATTCATAGTAGAGGATGA
- the LOC112786152 gene encoding transcription elongation factor 1 homolog isoform X1: protein MGKRKSSAKPVPKKRMDKLDTVFSCPFCNHDASVECRIDMKNLIGEASCRICQESFSTTVTALSEPIDIYSDWIDECERVNNPEDDGA from the exons ATGGGAAAGAGGAAATCATCAGCAAAGCCAGTTCCAAAGAAGCGGATGGATAAGCTTGACACTGTCTTCAGCTGCCCTTTCTGCAATCACGACGCCAGTGTCGAATGCCGAAT TGATATGAAGAACTTGATAGGGGAAGCTTCTTGCAGGATTTGCCAAGAGAGCTTTAGCACTACTGTCACAG CTTTATCTGAACCAATAGACAT ATACAGTGACTGGATTGATGAATGTGAACGGGTGAACAACCCGGAAGATGATGGTGCTTAG
- the LOC112786152 gene encoding transcription elongation factor 1 homolog isoform X2, with protein MGKRKSSAKPVPKKRMDKLDTVFSCPFCNHDASVECRIDMKNLIGEASCRICQESFSTTVTGLFLNSYSNTVTGLMNVNG; from the exons ATGGGAAAGAGGAAATCATCAGCAAAGCCAGTTCCAAAGAAGCGGATGGATAAGCTTGACACTGTCTTCAGCTGCCCTTTCTGCAATCACGACGCCAGTGTCGAATGCCGAAT TGATATGAAGAACTTGATAGGGGAAGCTTCTTGCAGGATTTGCCAAGAGAGCTTTAGCACTACTGTCACAGGTTTGTTTCTGAACTCATATTCAA ATACAGTGACTGGATTGATGAATGTGAACGGGTGA